The following are from one region of the Penaeus chinensis breed Huanghai No. 1 chromosome 5, ASM1920278v2, whole genome shotgun sequence genome:
- the LOC125025384 gene encoding endocuticle structural glycoprotein SgAbd-1-like isoform X3, with protein sequence MNNDLRNDSGTLFVVMALLTALASATPPPEPQRDDSLQNGAILRDDHLLDDHLLDDHLLEDDRLEDDRLEDDYDKFNFGVEPRNGIFLSESGFGELKNVFRGAGSFSYTAPDGTPIYVEFVVDENGRGFQTHQSLLPLKSPIPRPIPKFVLDQITKAAEEGEASRNHHHLRDPNLPVGTS encoded by the exons ATGAACAATGACTTGCGCAATGACTCCGGTACACTTTTT GTGGTGATGGCCCTCCTCACGGCCCTCGCGTCTGCCACTCCGCCTCCAGAACCGCAGCGTGACGACTCCCTCCAGAACGGGGCCATTCTGAGGGACGACCACCTGCTGGACGACCACCTGCTGGACGACCACCTGCTGGAGGACGACCGGCTGGAGGACGACCGGCTGGAGGACGACTACGACAAGTTCAATTTCGGGGTCGAGCCCAGGAATGGCATCTTCCTGTCAGAGTCGGGATTCGGTGAGCTGAAGAACGTCTTCCGCGGCGCCGGCTCCTTTTC GTACACCGCTCCCGACGGCACGCCGATCTACGTGGAGTTCGTGGTCGACGAGAACGGGCGAGGCTTCCAGACCCACCAGAGCCTCCTGCCGCTGAAGTCCCCGATCCCGAGGCCGATCCCgaagttcgtcctcgaccagatcacGAAGGCCGCTGAGGAGGGCGAGGCATCACGAAACCACCATCACCTCAGGGACCCCAACCTCCCCGTTGGGACTTCTTGA
- the LOC125025384 gene encoding cuticle protein AMP1A-like isoform X4, protein MRFVVMALLTALASATPPPEPQRDDSLQNGAILRDDHLLDDHLLDDHLLEDDRLEDDRLEDDYDKFNFGVEPRNGIFLSESGFGELKNVFRGAGSFSYTAPDGTPIYVEFVVDENGRGFQTHQSLLPLKSPIPRPIPKFVLDQITKAAEEGEASRNHHHLRDPNLPVGTS, encoded by the exons GTGGTGATGGCCCTCCTCACGGCCCTCGCGTCTGCCACTCCGCCTCCAGAACCGCAGCGTGACGACTCCCTCCAGAACGGGGCCATTCTGAGGGACGACCACCTGCTGGACGACCACCTGCTGGACGACCACCTGCTGGAGGACGACCGGCTGGAGGACGACCGGCTGGAGGACGACTACGACAAGTTCAATTTCGGGGTCGAGCCCAGGAATGGCATCTTCCTGTCAGAGTCGGGATTCGGTGAGCTGAAGAACGTCTTCCGCGGCGCCGGCTCCTTTTC GTACACCGCTCCCGACGGCACGCCGATCTACGTGGAGTTCGTGGTCGACGAGAACGGGCGAGGCTTCCAGACCCACCAGAGCCTCCTGCCGCTGAAGTCCCCGATCCCGAGGCCGATCCCgaagttcgtcctcgaccagatcacGAAGGCCGCTGAGGAGGGCGAGGCATCACGAAACCACCATCACCTCAGGGACCCCAACCTCCCCGTTGGGACTTCTTGA
- the LOC125025384 gene encoding cuticle protein AMP1A-like isoform X5, producing the protein MALLTALASATPPPEPQRDDSLQNGAILRDDHLLDDHLLDDHLLEDDRLEDDRLEDDYDKFNFGVEPRNGIFLSESGFGELKNVFRGAGSFSYTAPDGTPIYVEFVVDENGRGFQTHQSLLPLKSPIPRPIPKFVLDQITKAAEEGEASRNHHHLRDPNLPVGTS; encoded by the exons ATGGCCCTCCTCACGGCCCTCGCGTCTGCCACTCCGCCTCCAGAACCGCAGCGTGACGACTCCCTCCAGAACGGGGCCATTCTGAGGGACGACCACCTGCTGGACGACCACCTGCTGGACGACCACCTGCTGGAGGACGACCGGCTGGAGGACGACCGGCTGGAGGACGACTACGACAAGTTCAATTTCGGGGTCGAGCCCAGGAATGGCATCTTCCTGTCAGAGTCGGGATTCGGTGAGCTGAAGAACGTCTTCCGCGGCGCCGGCTCCTTTTC GTACACCGCTCCCGACGGCACGCCGATCTACGTGGAGTTCGTGGTCGACGAGAACGGGCGAGGCTTCCAGACCCACCAGAGCCTCCTGCCGCTGAAGTCCCCGATCCCGAGGCCGATCCCgaagttcgtcctcgaccagatcacGAAGGCCGCTGAGGAGGGCGAGGCATCACGAAACCACCATCACCTCAGGGACCCCAACCTCCCCGTTGGGACTTCTTGA
- the LOC125025487 gene encoding uncharacterized protein LOC125025487 — translation MKGNNLRNTLTWPSVQYNRLTEAMRTYIMLIDIEKRENCACISALLAFITLSFIIRVIFKRFKKYLARDLGKQTAYIELKPIEDNRLRGNKKGNENSLRKVHDDLPISRILVVLALLAAVATAVPVYDGSQARFDSGEVVAILRDDRVIEDDGRYNFDMEAGNGIVMSESGSPGLEGAIVSAGSYSYTAPDGTPVVVKYVADENGFQPQSDLLPVAPEFPHPIPQFVLDQIAFAAEEDAARARGELRGASQPSSRYGAP, via the exons ATGAAAGGTAATAATTTGAGAAACACTTTGACATGGCCAAGTGTGCAGTACAACCGTCTGACTGAGGCAATGAGAACGTACATCATGTTGATtgatatagagaaaagagag AATTGTGCTTGTATATCTGCACTCTTGGCGTTCATCACATTAAGCTTTATCATCCGTGTTATCTTCAAGAGGTTTAAGAAGTATCTAGCTCGAGATCTTGGAAAGCAAA CAGCTTACATCGAACTAAAGCCAATCGAAGATAACAGGTTAAGAGGCAATAAGAAAG GCAATGAAAACTCGCTAAGGAAAGTGCATGATGACCTTCCTATTTCTCGAATATTG GTAGTCCTCGCTCTCCTGGCCGCCGTGGCCACCGCCGTCCCAGTTTATGATGGTTCACAGGCTCGCTTCGACTCCGGCGAGGTGGTGGCCATCCTGAGGGACGACCGCGTGATCGAGGACGACGGAAGGTACAACTTCGACATGGAGGCTGGCAACGGCATCGTCATGTCTGAGTCTGGCTCTCCCGGTCTGGAGGGTGCCATCGTCAGTGCCGGTTCCTACTC ATACACCGCTCCTGACGGCACCCCCGTTGTCGTCAAGTACGtggctgacgagaacggcttccagccccagtccgacctcctgcccgtggcccccgagttcccccacccgatccctcagttcgtcctcgaccagatcgccttcgccgctgAGGAGGACGCCGCCCGCGCCCGCGGTGAGCTCAGGGGCGCCAGCCAACCCTCTAGTAGATATGGAGCTCCCTAG
- the LOC125025384 gene encoding uncharacterized protein LOC125025384 isoform X2: MRFPRDVSSEIRSDGLHIQLEMNNDLRNDSGTLFVVMALLTALASATPPPEPQRDDSLQNGAILRDDHLLDDHLLDDHLLEDDRLEDDRLEDDYDKFNFGVEPRNGIFLSESGFGELKNVFRGAGSFSYTAPDGTPIYVEFVVDENGRGFQTHQSLLPLKSPIPRPIPKFVLDQITKAAEEGEASRNHHHLRDPNLPVGTS; the protein is encoded by the exons CCCCGTGATGTATCGAGCGAAATCCGGTCCGACGGATTACACATTCAGCTAGAAATGAACAATGACTTGCGCAATGACTCCGGTACACTTTTT GTGGTGATGGCCCTCCTCACGGCCCTCGCGTCTGCCACTCCGCCTCCAGAACCGCAGCGTGACGACTCCCTCCAGAACGGGGCCATTCTGAGGGACGACCACCTGCTGGACGACCACCTGCTGGACGACCACCTGCTGGAGGACGACCGGCTGGAGGACGACCGGCTGGAGGACGACTACGACAAGTTCAATTTCGGGGTCGAGCCCAGGAATGGCATCTTCCTGTCAGAGTCGGGATTCGGTGAGCTGAAGAACGTCTTCCGCGGCGCCGGCTCCTTTTC GTACACCGCTCCCGACGGCACGCCGATCTACGTGGAGTTCGTGGTCGACGAGAACGGGCGAGGCTTCCAGACCCACCAGAGCCTCCTGCCGCTGAAGTCCCCGATCCCGAGGCCGATCCCgaagttcgtcctcgaccagatcacGAAGGCCGCTGAGGAGGGCGAGGCATCACGAAACCACCATCACCTCAGGGACCCCAACCTCCCCGTTGGGACTTCTTGA
- the LOC125025384 gene encoding uncharacterized protein LOC125025384 isoform X1, translating into MTTTVEKRIIMVIEIATVLCADICNDTSRRRLITKTHVSHTQPRDVSSEIRSDGLHIQLEMNNDLRNDSGTLFVVMALLTALASATPPPEPQRDDSLQNGAILRDDHLLDDHLLDDHLLEDDRLEDDRLEDDYDKFNFGVEPRNGIFLSESGFGELKNVFRGAGSFSYTAPDGTPIYVEFVVDENGRGFQTHQSLLPLKSPIPRPIPKFVLDQITKAAEEGEASRNHHHLRDPNLPVGTS; encoded by the exons atgacaacaacagtagaaaagagaataataatggtaatagaaatagcaaCAGTGCTTTGTGCTGATATCTGTAATGACACTTCGAGGCGCCGCTTAATTACTAAGACACATGTTTCGCACACGCAGCCCCGTGATGTATCGAGCGAAATCCGGTCCGACGGATTACACATTCAGCTAGAAATGAACAATGACTTGCGCAATGACTCCGGTACACTTTTT GTGGTGATGGCCCTCCTCACGGCCCTCGCGTCTGCCACTCCGCCTCCAGAACCGCAGCGTGACGACTCCCTCCAGAACGGGGCCATTCTGAGGGACGACCACCTGCTGGACGACCACCTGCTGGACGACCACCTGCTGGAGGACGACCGGCTGGAGGACGACCGGCTGGAGGACGACTACGACAAGTTCAATTTCGGGGTCGAGCCCAGGAATGGCATCTTCCTGTCAGAGTCGGGATTCGGTGAGCTGAAGAACGTCTTCCGCGGCGCCGGCTCCTTTTC GTACACCGCTCCCGACGGCACGCCGATCTACGTGGAGTTCGTGGTCGACGAGAACGGGCGAGGCTTCCAGACCCACCAGAGCCTCCTGCCGCTGAAGTCCCCGATCCCGAGGCCGATCCCgaagttcgtcctcgaccagatcacGAAGGCCGCTGAGGAGGGCGAGGCATCACGAAACCACCATCACCTCAGGGACCCCAACCTCCCCGTTGGGACTTCTTGA